Part of the Vibrio sp. SCSIO 43137 genome, TATAAAAACGATTCTTATCATCGCACTTTTCTTGGTCGCACTGGCATTGGGTGCTCAGAATCAGGAAATCGTTAGCTTCAATTATCTTCTTGCCAAAGGAGAGTTCCACCTTTCTACTTTGCTTGGTGTTGTGTTTGTCTCCGGTTTTGCCCTTGCGTGGTTGATTGTTGGTAGTATTCAACTTAAATCCCGTCTGACTATTCGTCGTTTAAATCGCCAGTTAAAAAAAGCAGAATCCCAACAAGTGGCCGTTGAGAGTAAAGCTTAGTAAAGAACAGGCCTGTTAGATGTTAGAACTACTTTTCCTGCTACTGCCGATTGCCGCTGCCTATGGCTGGTACATGGGCAATCGTAGTGCGCGCCACGATAAGCAGGAACAGTCCCACCAAATCTCAAGACAATATGTAACAGGTCTTAACCTGCTGTTATCTGAACAGTCAGATAAGGCAGTCGATCACTTTATCGAACTGCTTCAGGTCGATAACGAAACCATAGATACACACTTAGCACTAGGCAACCTGTTCCGTTCTCGGGGAGAGGTTGACAGAGCCATTCGTATTCACCAGAACCTGATATCCCGTCAGGGGCTGACCATAGATCAGAAGAACATCGCTCTGCAGCAGTTGGCTAAAGACTACATGGTCTCCGGGTTTCTTGATCGCGCAGAAAAGATCTTTGAACAGCTGGTTGATGAGCCTTCCCACCGTGAAGCGGCCCTGACCCAGTTAGTGTCCATCTATCAGCAAACGCGTGAGTGGAGCAAAGCTATCCACTACGCTACCGCGCTGGTTAAAATGGGCAGGAAACGAATGTCGGCCAGTATTGCTCATTTCTGGTGTGAGCTGGCCATGCTTGAACAGGCAGACGAGAAAAAATCCAAAGCTATTTTGTACTTTAAACGTGCTTTATCTGAAGACCCGAAATGTGTCCGTGCCAGTATTTCCCTTGGTAAGCTCTATCTGGAAAATGAAGATTATAAAAGCACCATAAAATATATGCAGATGGTGTTAGAGCAGGATGTTGATTTTATTGGTGAAGTTTTGCCTACACTGGCGGATTGCTATCATCACCTTGGTCAGGAAGACCAGTTGGTTGAGTTTTTAAGAGCCTGTATCGACAAGAAAGCAGGCGTGTCTGCTGAGCTGATGCTTGCTCAGCTTGTGGCGCATCATGAAGGCGTTGCTTCTGCACAGATGCTGTTGACCAGACAATTAGTGAGAAACCCGACTATGAAGGGCTTCCACCGCCTGATGGACTATCACTTGGCAGAGGCGGAAGAGGGGCGGGCCAAAGAGAGCCTTAATACTCTGCGTTCTCTGGTGGGAGAACAACTTAAGATTAAACCTCATCACAGGTGCCGTAAATGTGGCTTCTCAACTCATGCTCTTTACTGGCATTGTCCTTCCTGTAAAGGGTGGGGAACCATTAAGCCGATCCGTGGACTGGATGGTGAGTGACTGAACAAGATAAATTTCAATAAAACCTTCTTTTTATAAGAAGGTTTTTTTCAGCGAAAAATAAGGAGAGAAAATGCAGGATCAAAAAGTAATAGTGGCTCTGGACTACGATAACCAGAAAGACGCACTAACCTTTGTTGATAAAGTTGACCCGACATCATGCCGGTTAAAAGTAGGCAAAGAGATGTTCACTCTTTTCGGTCCTGAGTTTGTGAAGTCGCTGCATAGAAGGGGCTTTTCGGTTTTTCTTGACCTGAAGTTTCACGATATACCAAACACATGCTCCAAAGCGGTTCGTGCTGCGGCAGAGATGGGCGTATGGATGGTCAATGTACATGCCGGCGGCGGAGAGAAGATGATGACCGCATCCAGAGAGATTCTTGAACCTTATGGGACGGACAGGCCACTGTTAATCGGTGTTACGGTTCTGACCAGCATGGAACGCAGTGACTTATCTGGTATAGGTATTGACTGCGAGCCGCAACAGCAGGTAATGAGACTGGCAGAGCTGACGAAAAACAGCGGCTTAGACGGGGTCGTCTGTTCCGCTCAGGAGTCCCAAATGCTGAAATCGGCGCTGGGAAGTGAATTTAAATTGGTTACTCCGGGGATTCGTCCGGCTGGCAGTGCTCAAGGCGATCAAAAGCGTATTATGACGCCGGTAGAGGCGATTCAGGCGGGTTCAGATTATCTGGTTATCGGCAGGCCTATTACTCAGGCAGACAACCCGGCAGAGGTGCTGTCTGCGATAAACCGCTCACTACAAAGCTAGACCTTGAGAGAGAATAAGGCCGTTGGATAGCGGCCTTATTCTCTTAACTGTCAGAACTGCCTGTTTACGCAGGAACTCCGCTATGGAACTTAAAGTCCTTATCAGGGGTGGAGATCAGTTCTGCTTCTATGGCGCCAAAGTAGGTCACTCTGTCGCTAATATCTTTTTCAGCAATCTGCTCTGCCAGTGATAGGTAATCTTGGTAATGTCGTGCTTCAGAGCGTAGTAGCGAGATATAGAATCGCCCGATATCATCATCCAGATGTGGTGCCAGTTTAGCAAACCGCTCACAAGATCTTGCTTCAATATAGGCGCCGATAATGAGCTTATCGATTAAGGCTGCAGGCTCATAAGTCCTCATATGTGACAACATTCCCTTGGCATAACGGCTGGCACGGATATTTTCGTAGTTAATGCCTCTGCTACCCATTATCTCCAGAACCTGATAAAAGTGATGCAACTCCTCTTTGATCAGCAATACCATTTTGTCGATAAGATCCTGACTGTATTCCGAGCCGGATTTGCCAACAATAGATTTTGATAAGTTGTTTTTGTTTTTTAGTGAGTTGATATCGCCTATACGGCGGTATGCAAAGTCTTCATAGGGTCTAAACCATTCCAGCAGAGTTTCGGCACTATCATCGTCTACAGCATATTTACGAATTAAGTACATAGCAGACTGTCCCGCTTTTAACTCACAAATCAGATGGTCAAGCAGAATGGTTTTCAGGTTTTCTGCTTTCCGCGCTTGTTCAATCCACTCCTCTGGCGTTTCACATTGCAGAAAGTTCCGGATGGGTTCTAGTAAGTTTTGTATGGTTGAGTCTTTATTCATATTATTTTCAGTATTAAAAAAGGCCGCAGAAGCGACCTTAATAAAAAGCAGTAAGTCAGGCTACCATTTTTTCTTTTCACCAAATAGCGCTTCCATATCGCTGTCGCGCTCTTTCTCTTCCTGAGCCAGCAGATCTTCAGCACTTTTACTCTTCGAATTAGACTCAAGTTCACTCAGCATCATTTGTAGCTTCTCACGTGCCTGATTTGAGTAGCTATCATTTTTCGGAGTTAAGGCGTCGATACCTTTCTTAAGCAACTGTCTGGCGGTTCCTGTCTGGCCACGAACCATAGCATCTTTGGTTCGCTTAATAACGTTTTCTATATTAATCCGGATCTGAATAGTTTCCAGACGGGCATTTTCTGCCACATAAGCCTGAGTATTAAAGCGGCCTTTATTGTGTTCGCTGCGGATAGTATCACGCAGGCGCTTCACCAGCTTAAGCATAACAATGGCCTGCTTATCGCTGCTTGGTACCTTAAAGGTTGTGCTTTCGCCACCGGAATAGTTTTCTCTTAACTGAGCAATTTGAGCTTTCATATTCTCAATACGTTGAGCAAGTTGTTTACTCTTGGGATCCAGCTCCTGCATGCTTTCCAGAGAGTCTAAAATTCTCTGGTTCAGACAGATCAATAGATCCTGACTATATGGCAGATGGTGGGCATTACCAATCAGGTCTTCGGTAGCATCGATAATAGCTATATATCTGGAAGATTCCTGTCTTCTCGACATCTCAAGCTTTGTATTATACTGGAGCATCACGTTATATCCGATAACGAGAACCAGTAGTACGGCAACGAGAACAATAATTAAACCAATATTCATATATCTTTTTCTGTCTTGAGATTAACTAAGCTACTGCTAAGCATACACGATTCTAAAAGCTGACTACAGTTATTGTCTTATATGTGATTCTAATATTGTAGAAAAAATATGCACAGAGATAAATTATGAGCTGTTGCTTACAAAAATATAACTTTTACTCTGCATCAGGTTGATCAACTCTCTCAATAAATACCGAGAGAAGTCGCTTTTCACTATCATTTTTTACCATAAGGCGTTATAACTATTGCTTATAGTTGTTAAATATAACGTTTAATTATATATAGTAACTTCTCTGGCACGGCTCTCATTTGTTACAGAGAAGCCATAAATTTTACCCAGTGATTTACGGATAATGTCCCTCCAGGTGAAGGATTACAGGTAGTAAGATGAAATTACAGCAGTTGAAGTACATTGTTGAAGTGGTTAATCATAATCTGAACGTATCGGCGACTGCCGAGAGTTTATACACCTCTCAGCCGGGGATCAGTAAGCAGGTTCGTCTGTTGGAAGATGAGCTTGGTATTCAGATTTTCGAACGTAGTGGTAAGCATCTTACTCAGGTGACCGGTGCCGGCGAGGAAATCATCCGCATTGCCCGGGAAATCCTTTCACGGGTAGAAGGGGTTAAGTCGGTGGCTGCCGAGCATACTCATCCTGAGATGGGGACGCTGAATATCTCGACAACCCATACGCAAGCCCGCTACGCCCTTCCTGAGGTGATTAAATCTTTTACTGAACGTTTCCCTAAGGTCTCCCTGCATATGCATCAGGGAACACCTACTCAGATGTCTGAAGCGGTGGCTAAAGGAACGGCAAACTTCGCTATTGCCACAGAAGCGCTGCATCTGTATCAGGACGCTATCATGTTGCCTTGCTATCACTGGAACCGTTCTATTGTAGTGATGAAAGATCACCCGCTGGCGCAAAAGCAACATCTGACTATTGAAGACTTAGCCTCATATCCATTAGTGACTTACGTATTCGGATTTACCGGACGCTCGGAACTGGATACCGCCTTTAACGATGCAGGTTTAACACCAAGAATTGTGTTTACTGCCACGGATGCCGATGTGATTAAAACCTATGTCCGTATGGGGATCGGCGTCGGTGTTATTGCCAGCATGGCCGTAGACCAGCAGCAGGATTCGGATTTAGTCGTGATTGATGCCAGCCATATCTTTGGTTCAAGCACTACTAGTATCGGTTTCAGAAGAGGTACTTTCCTGCGTAGCTATATGTTCGATTTTATGGAGCGCTTTGCTCCCCATCTTACCCGCCCGGTTGTTGAACAGGCTATCTCTTTAAGAAACAACGCTGAAATAGAAGAGATGTTTAAGGACATTGTACTTCCTACCCGGTAATTCAGCGCTTTAAAACTTCTTTTATACCCCCTACAATCGCTGCAGGTTGTAGGGGGTAATTATGTTGAACCATTTTTGGCGGCTTGATCAGTTGCTGAATCGTTATTCGTCACTCTGGATGGCGGAACCTTTTCATTTAAGCAGAGAACCTGATGTCGTATGGCAGCAAGAATATAGTGCCCTGTATCAATGGCTGAAAGGGCTGTCTGTAGAACAGATTCAGGCTTACAAAAGTGATAATGAAAAACTCAGTACAGCGATTCAGACGGTATTTCCTGATGCAACTGAACTGCTTAGCCTATGTCAGATAGAGCCGCTTACTCACTTTGAACTGACCATAACAGCCGGTATGACGTCTGGTATTCCCGGCAGAAAGCTATCTCAGATTCAAGCGATGGGCGCATTTGCCCTGTCCAATCATAAAGGAAGTGAATGGCTGGAGTGGTGCTCCGGAAAAGGCTATCTGGGGCGGATTCTGACAAGTCAGTCGCAACAAGCTGTCACAAGTTTCGAGTGGCAGGAGAGTCTCTGTCAGTCCGGGCAGGCAGATGCAGATAAAAACAAGCTGAAGATGCATTTTGTACAGGGTGATGCATTGAGTGACAGTGCCAGAGCTGTGTTTAATCCGCAGCAGCATGCTGTTGCCCTGCATGCCTGTGGCGACCTACATGTAAAATTGCTTCAAAATGCAGCTGAAGCGGGTAACCGGGCTGTTACGATTTCGCCATGTTGTTATCACCTTACTGAAAACTCTCATTATCTGCCTTTATCAGAGGCGGCAAAGAGTTCCTCTCTGAAACTCTCCAGACAAGCTTTGAGAATACCTTTACAGGAGACTGTTACCGGCGGAGAGCGGGTTATCAGGCACCGTCAGCAGGAGATGGTGTTCAGGCTAGGGCTGGATAGTATGCTAACTGAAGAGCTGAACCATGAAGGTTATATGCCTATTCCAAGTATCAAAAAGTCAGAACTGTCTAATGGTTTTGTTTATCTTTGCCGATGGGCTGCGCAACAGAAGCAATTCGGGTTGCCTGACGAGATTAATTTTGATTATTGGGAAGAAAAAGGGCTTGAGCGATTCTGGTTTATGGAGCGCCTGAGTCTGATTCAGCAGTTGTTTCGCCGTCCGCTGGAGGTCTGGCTGGCACTGGATAAAGGGCTGTTTTTGCAGCAACAGGGGTATCAGGTACAGATAGGTGAGTTCTGCCCGAGGGCGGTAACACCAAGAAATATTCTTATTCATGGCTGCAAACAATAAAAAAGGGCTGAAAATTCAGCCCTTTGCTAACCTGTTAAACAGAATTAGTTAAACATTTCGATCGCTTTTTCAGGCTCGATGTATTCCAGATCGAAGCTTTCAGCCACCTCTTTGCAGGTTACTTTACCGTGAATAACATTCAGACCGGAAAGGAAGCCTTCATCAGCAAGAAGTGCGTCTCTGTAGCCTTGGTTAGCCAGTTTAATAATGTATGGCAGGGTAGCGTTGTTCAGCGCGTAAGTTGATGTTCTTGCAACTGCACCCGGCATATTAGCCACGCAGTAGTGAACAACGTCGTCAACAATATAAGTTGGTTCTGCGTGAGTCGTGGCGTGAGAAGTTTCAAAACAACCGCCCTGATCGATAGCTACATCCACTACTGCCGCGCCCGGTTTCATCTTAGCAATATGTTCTTTAGTAACCAGTTTAGGTGCTGCTGCCCCCGGAATCAGTACTGCACCGATAACCAGATCCGCTTCCAGTACATGTTTATCAAGAGCATCTTTAGTTGAGTAAACCACTTTAGCACGGCCCTGGAACTCTTCGTCCAGTGAGCGCAGAGTATCGATATTTCTGTCAAGAATAGTCACATCAGCTCTCAGGCCAACCGCCATTCTCGCTGCGTTAGAACCAACAACACCGCCGCCGATAACCACAACTTTTGCCGGTTCAACGCCCGGTACACCGCCAAGTAGCAGACCCTGACCACCATGAGATTTCTCTAGAGTTTGTGCACCTGCTTGAATAGACATTCGGCCAGCAACTTCAGACATTGGTGCTAATAGTGGAAGATGACCCATATAATCTGTTACAGTCTCATATGCTATACAGACAGCTTTACTCTTGATAAGCTCTTCGGTCTGTGGAAAATCTGGTGCGAGATGTAAATAGGTGAACAATATTTGCCCCTCGCGTAACATAGCACGCTCGACAGCTTGAGGTTCTTTAACCTTAACAATCATCTCTGCTTTGCTGAAAACGTCGGCAGCAGTAGGAAGAATGGATGCGCCTGCAGCAAGGTAGTCATCGTCTGAGAAGCCAATGCCTGAACCGGCATTTGTTTCAACATAGACCTGGTGACCATGAGAGATGAGCTCTCTGACACTTGCTGGTATCATGCCCACGCGGTATTCGTGGTTCTTGATTTCTTTTGGTACGCCAATGATCATCCTGACTCCTTTAATATAATTGGTTGTATTGACTAGTGTGTAGGGATTTTTATCGAATATAACTCTAGTATATAGACTAAATGTTAAAATTTGATACTGAATATTAAGAAGTTGTAGTATATTTTTTTGCAAGGAAGTAATAAGGTGGAATAAAAAATGGCAGACAACTATAAAAAACCGTCCAAGGAACTTGATCGCATAGATCGAAATATTTTAAACGAGCTGCAGAAAGACGGACGTATTTCTAATGTTGAACTGTCTAAGCGAGTAGGGCTTTCGCCTACGCCTTGCTTGGAGAGGGTTCGACGTTTAGAGCGTCAGGGGTACATTAATGGTTATACAGCACTGCTTAACCCGCAGTACTTAGATGCTTCTCTGTTGGTATTTGTAGAGATTACTCTGAACCGTGGTGCTCCGGATGTATTTGAGCAGTTTAATCAGGCGGTTCAGAAGCTGGACGACATTCAGGAGTGTCATCTTGTTTCTGGTGATTTTGACTATCTTCTGAAGACTCGTGTATCGGATATGGGGGCGTATCGAAAACTTCTTGGTGATACTCTACTCAGATTGCCCGGCGTAAACGACACACGTACCTATGTGGTTATGGAAGAAGTTAAGCAGTCAAACCATCTGGTTATCAAAACCCGATAATTGACGACGAAAGTCAAGACTTAGTGCCTGAGCCTGAGAGAGGTATTCAATTAAGGCTCTCTTTGCATTGGGTTTTTGCAGCAGATGTGATTAAATCTCACTATAAACCGAGCGGCTTTAGCCGCTCGGACTGTTTATATAATGTCAGAATTTCTTATGTTCAAAGAGAACAAAAATAAAGTAGAAACCATCATCAAAACCGGTACTCCGGATGAAAAGCCCCGTCTGAACGGCGTTCAGCGCCTGAGGGAATGCTGCTTCATTCTTGGTGTGCTGACCGCTATTTTTCTGGCGGTCTCTCTGTACAGCTTTAATCCTGCTGATCCTTCTTGGTCTCAGACCTCGTGGGGTGGTGAGGTTAAAAATGCCGCCGGAACGGTAGGGGCTCTGTTTGCAGATTCGCTGTTTTTTACTTTCGGAACACTGGCATTCTCCATTCCTGTTATTGCCGGCGTAATGACATGGGCACTGTTTAAGAAAAGAAGTGAAGATGACGCCGTCGATTTGGTTCTGTGGGGATCGCGCCTGCTCGGGCTGACCGTGGTGATATTAACCAGCTGTGGTCTGGCGGATATCAATTTTGACGACATATGGTATTTCTCATCCGGAGGGGTCATTGGTGATGTGCTCACCAGCCTTGCTCTTCCGTCGCTGAATGTACTTGGCAGTACACTGGTGTTTCTGTTCCTCTGGTGTGCCGGCTTAACTTTATTAACCGGTATTTCATGGCTATCTGTGGTTGAATGGCTGGGTAACGGTGCATTGTCATTGGCAGCCTGGCTGGTTAACGCTGTCCGTGGTACGCCGGCGGAAAAACTTCAGGCCAACCTTGCTGTACCGGAATCCGCATCGGATCTTGTTGATGACGAAGCGTTGCCAGTCGTCTCTACAGAAGAGCAAAAACAACAGCCAGCTTCTTCCCGCTATAACATTCATACTCCTCAGCAGAGCCAGCCAGTGTCAGCCAGTTCGGCAGATAGTGTGACAGAGACGGAAGAAACTGATATACCAGACAGAACAAGCCAGCTTTCTTCCACCATAGAGGAGCTGGAGCAGCAGGCCGCCAGTGCTGACGATATGGCTTCCGGCCGCATAGCACAGAGCCAAGAACGGCTAACCGGACTACAAGATGAACAAGACCAGTCAATCTCGCCTGAGCCGTATATGCAGCTTGGTGATATTGATAGCGTAACTTTAGAACAGCAGGATAATGGCTCTGATAAGCAGACTGCCTTAGATACCGATAATCAGGTTAGTCACGAAGAGTTAAGCCCTGAAGGGGAAGCTTATGTTGAACCGCAAACCGCACCAGAGTCCGTTGCTGTAGCAGAAAGCGATCAAGATCCTGATGTTACTGCATTTCAGGAAATGGTACAGGAAGCGCAGAGCAATATGGCCGGGGCTGAAAACCCGTTCCTGATAAAGAAAGAGCAGGATTTACCGGTTCCTACCTCACCTATGCCGACTTTGGAGCTGCTATATCATCCTGAGAAACGAGAAAATCATATCGACCGTGAGGCGCTGGAAGAGATTGCCCGATTGGTGGAGGCCAAACTGGCCGATTATAAGATCAGCGCCAGAGTGGTAGATATTTTCCCCGGCCCGGTGATTACCCGTTTTGAGCTGGACTTAGCGCCGGGTGTTAAGGTTAGCCGTATCTCCAGCCTGTCAATGGATTTAGCCCGTTCACTCTCTGCCATGGCAGTACGTGTGGTAGAGGTGATACCGGGTAAACCTTATGTTGGTCTTGAACTGCCAAATATGAGCAGACAGACGGTTTACCTCTCTGATGTTGTCAGCAGCGAGCAGTTTATACAGGCCAATTCACCGACCACAGTAGTTCTGGGGCAGGATATCGCTGGCGAAGCGGTTGTTGCAGATCTGGCGAAGATGCCTCATGTGCTGGTGGCAGGTACCACAGGCTCCGGTAAGTCGGTCGGGGTGAACGTCATGATTCTGAGTATGTTGTATAAATCAACACCAGAAGATGTCCGCTTTATTATGATCGACCCTAAAATGCTGGAGCTTTCCATTTACGAAGGTATTCCGCATCTGTTATCTGAAGTGGTAACGGATATGAAAGACGCTTCCAATGCACTGCGTTGGTGTGTCGGGGAGATGGAGCGCAGATATAAACTTATGTCGGCTCTCGGGGTTCGTAACGTTAAAGGTTTTAATGAAAAGCTTAAGATGGCAGCCGATGCCGGCCATCCTATCCATGATCCACTCTGGCAACCGGGTGACAGTATGGACGCCGAGCCGCCGTTGCTGGAAAAACTGCCTTATATTGTTGTCGTGGTAGATGAATTTGCTGACCTGATGATGGTGGTGGGTAAAAAAGTTGAAGAACTGATCGCCCGCTTGGCTCAGAAGGCGCGTGCCGCAGGGATCCACTTAATTCTTGCTACTCAGAGACCATCGGTGGATGTCATTACCGGCCTGATTAAAGCCAATATCCCGACCCGTGTTGCCTTTACGGTTTCAACTAAGACAGATTCCAGAACCATTCTGGATCAGGGCGGTGCTGAGTCGCTGCTGGGTATGGGTGATATGCTCTATCTTCCGCCGGGCTCCAGTCACACTATCAGGGTTCAC contains:
- a CDS encoding LapA family protein encodes the protein MKIIKTILIIALFLVALALGAQNQEIVSFNYLLAKGEFHLSTLLGVVFVSGFALAWLIVGSIQLKSRLTIRRLNRQLKKAESQQVAVESKA
- the lapB gene encoding lipopolysaccharide assembly protein LapB, coding for MLELLFLLLPIAAAYGWYMGNRSARHDKQEQSHQISRQYVTGLNLLLSEQSDKAVDHFIELLQVDNETIDTHLALGNLFRSRGEVDRAIRIHQNLISRQGLTIDQKNIALQQLAKDYMVSGFLDRAEKIFEQLVDEPSHREAALTQLVSIYQQTREWSKAIHYATALVKMGRKRMSASIAHFWCELAMLEQADEKKSKAILYFKRALSEDPKCVRASISLGKLYLENEDYKSTIKYMQMVLEQDVDFIGEVLPTLADCYHHLGQEDQLVEFLRACIDKKAGVSAELMLAQLVAHHEGVASAQMLLTRQLVRNPTMKGFHRLMDYHLAEAEEGRAKESLNTLRSLVGEQLKIKPHHRCRKCGFSTHALYWHCPSCKGWGTIKPIRGLDGE
- the pyrF gene encoding orotidine-5'-phosphate decarboxylase translates to MQDQKVIVALDYDNQKDALTFVDKVDPTSCRLKVGKEMFTLFGPEFVKSLHRRGFSVFLDLKFHDIPNTCSKAVRAAAEMGVWMVNVHAGGGEKMMTASREILEPYGTDRPLLIGVTVLTSMERSDLSGIGIDCEPQQQVMRLAELTKNSGLDGVVCSAQESQMLKSALGSEFKLVTPGIRPAGSAQGDQKRIMTPVEAIQAGSDYLVIGRPITQADNPAEVLSAINRSLQS
- the miaE gene encoding tRNA isopentenyl-2-thiomethyl-A-37 hydroxylase MiaE; the encoded protein is MNKDSTIQNLLEPIRNFLQCETPEEWIEQARKAENLKTILLDHLICELKAGQSAMYLIRKYAVDDDSAETLLEWFRPYEDFAYRRIGDINSLKNKNNLSKSIVGKSGSEYSQDLIDKMVLLIKEELHHFYQVLEIMGSRGINYENIRASRYAKGMLSHMRTYEPAALIDKLIIGAYIEARSCERFAKLAPHLDDDIGRFYISLLRSEARHYQDYLSLAEQIAEKDISDRVTYFGAIEAELISTPDKDFKFHSGVPA
- a CDS encoding DNA repair protein encodes the protein MNIGLIIVLVAVLLVLVIGYNVMLQYNTKLEMSRRQESSRYIAIIDATEDLIGNAHHLPYSQDLLICLNQRILDSLESMQELDPKSKQLAQRIENMKAQIAQLRENYSGGESTTFKVPSSDKQAIVMLKLVKRLRDTIRSEHNKGRFNTQAYVAENARLETIQIRINIENVIKRTKDAMVRGQTGTARQLLKKGIDALTPKNDSYSNQAREKLQMMLSELESNSKSKSAEDLLAQEEKERDSDMEALFGEKKKW
- the cysB gene encoding HTH-type transcriptional regulator CysB, giving the protein MKLQQLKYIVEVVNHNLNVSATAESLYTSQPGISKQVRLLEDELGIQIFERSGKHLTQVTGAGEEIIRIAREILSRVEGVKSVAAEHTHPEMGTLNISTTHTQARYALPEVIKSFTERFPKVSLHMHQGTPTQMSEAVAKGTANFAIATEALHLYQDAIMLPCYHWNRSIVVMKDHPLAQKQHLTIEDLASYPLVTYVFGFTGRSELDTAFNDAGLTPRIVFTATDADVIKTYVRMGIGVGVIASMAVDQQQDSDLVVIDASHIFGSSTTSIGFRRGTFLRSYMFDFMERFAPHLTRPVVEQAISLRNNAEIEEMFKDIVLPTR
- a CDS encoding methyltransferase; the protein is MLNHFWRLDQLLNRYSSLWMAEPFHLSREPDVVWQQEYSALYQWLKGLSVEQIQAYKSDNEKLSTAIQTVFPDATELLSLCQIEPLTHFELTITAGMTSGIPGRKLSQIQAMGAFALSNHKGSEWLEWCSGKGYLGRILTSQSQQAVTSFEWQESLCQSGQADADKNKLKMHFVQGDALSDSARAVFNPQQHAVALHACGDLHVKLLQNAAEAGNRAVTISPCCYHLTENSHYLPLSEAAKSSSLKLSRQALRIPLQETVTGGERVIRHRQQEMVFRLGLDSMLTEELNHEGYMPIPSIKKSELSNGFVYLCRWAAQQKQFGLPDEINFDYWEEKGLERFWFMERLSLIQQLFRRPLEVWLALDKGLFLQQQGYQVQIGEFCPRAVTPRNILIHGCKQ
- the ald gene encoding alanine dehydrogenase, with amino-acid sequence MIIGVPKEIKNHEYRVGMIPASVRELISHGHQVYVETNAGSGIGFSDDDYLAAGASILPTAADVFSKAEMIVKVKEPQAVERAMLREGQILFTYLHLAPDFPQTEELIKSKAVCIAYETVTDYMGHLPLLAPMSEVAGRMSIQAGAQTLEKSHGGQGLLLGGVPGVEPAKVVVIGGGVVGSNAARMAVGLRADVTILDRNIDTLRSLDEEFQGRAKVVYSTKDALDKHVLEADLVIGAVLIPGAAAPKLVTKEHIAKMKPGAAVVDVAIDQGGCFETSHATTHAEPTYIVDDVVHYCVANMPGAVARTSTYALNNATLPYIIKLANQGYRDALLADEGFLSGLNVIHGKVTCKEVAESFDLEYIEPEKAIEMFN
- the lrp gene encoding leucine-responsive transcriptional regulator Lrp, giving the protein MADNYKKPSKELDRIDRNILNELQKDGRISNVELSKRVGLSPTPCLERVRRLERQGYINGYTALLNPQYLDASLLVFVEITLNRGAPDVFEQFNQAVQKLDDIQECHLVSGDFDYLLKTRVSDMGAYRKLLGDTLLRLPGVNDTRTYVVMEEVKQSNHLVIKTR
- a CDS encoding DNA translocase FtsK, which translates into the protein MFKENKNKVETIIKTGTPDEKPRLNGVQRLRECCFILGVLTAIFLAVSLYSFNPADPSWSQTSWGGEVKNAAGTVGALFADSLFFTFGTLAFSIPVIAGVMTWALFKKRSEDDAVDLVLWGSRLLGLTVVILTSCGLADINFDDIWYFSSGGVIGDVLTSLALPSLNVLGSTLVFLFLWCAGLTLLTGISWLSVVEWLGNGALSLAAWLVNAVRGTPAEKLQANLAVPESASDLVDDEALPVVSTEEQKQQPASSRYNIHTPQQSQPVSASSADSVTETEETDIPDRTSQLSSTIEELEQQAASADDMASGRIAQSQERLTGLQDEQDQSISPEPYMQLGDIDSVTLEQQDNGSDKQTALDTDNQVSHEELSPEGEAYVEPQTAPESVAVAESDQDPDVTAFQEMVQEAQSNMAGAENPFLIKKEQDLPVPTSPMPTLELLYHPEKRENHIDREALEEIARLVEAKLADYKISARVVDIFPGPVITRFELDLAPGVKVSRISSLSMDLARSLSAMAVRVVEVIPGKPYVGLELPNMSRQTVYLSDVVSSEQFIQANSPTTVVLGQDIAGEAVVADLAKMPHVLVAGTTGSGKSVGVNVMILSMLYKSTPEDVRFIMIDPKMLELSIYEGIPHLLSEVVTDMKDASNALRWCVGEMERRYKLMSALGVRNVKGFNEKLKMAADAGHPIHDPLWQPGDSMDAEPPLLEKLPYIVVVVDEFADLMMVVGKKVEELIARLAQKARAAGIHLILATQRPSVDVITGLIKANIPTRVAFTVSTKTDSRTILDQGGAESLLGMGDMLYLPPGSSHTIRVHGAFASDDDVHSVVNDWKARGKPNYIEEITSGDQSPDTLLPGESMEADEDMDPLFDQVVAHVTETRRGSVSGVQRKFKIGYNRAARIVEQLEAQGIVSAPGHNGNREVLAPPPIKE